TGTaatcaaaagagaagagaagaaatggtattgtaggtaaatTATCTTCTGTCAGAAGGTAACTAAATACCCTCCAGACGTCAGTGATAAAGCTGTATGATTACATAAAGTTTATAATCTCAAACTAATTCCTCCTTTCGCATTTTAGCCTCCTACCCAGAATCTACTGCTGTAGCAGCACTTCAGATGTAATTACCAAACTAGACTTTCCTAAAACACTTCCAAAGCAGCATTTCCTCTCTATACTACATAGCGCTTTTGCTTTTTTCCCCGCAAGCTGTTGTGGTCCGAGGGCTTGGTGGGTAGGGGAAGTGCCTTCATTTGTATCGTCTTGTCTCTGAGGTGAATAAGAAGAGGAAACCTTGTTATGTTACTGCCCTTCACCAAATACCCATCATGTCCATATGCTATTTTATGCAACCGGGGCCTTAGCCTCTTCTTCCACCTTGTGACTTAATTCAGCCCCTTGTATTTCAACCTCTGCCACATCtgcctaaagcacttcacttcctacaggttCTTCTCATTAAACAAATCGCAAACTGTCTCGTCTAATCTCTCTACTGCGCCTCATTGCCTTAAATTTCTTTATCTTTACATCTAACGtcttttccatttgttctcaaaCTCTGAGTTTGTCTGTAGAGTCTACTACGAAagcagtatcatccgcaaacagaaACTGATATGATTCCCACGCAGGAGCTTATCCAAGACTTGGTCAAAAGGGAGAGAGGAGTGAATTAGGGACTCGCCAAGATAAAGGAAAATCTCAAAACAGAACGGTGCTTTAAGAACGGACTCTGTATCAGTGATAGAACGCTCTTAAAGTTATGTGGATGTTAAGTTAAAGCTCTACCATCAGTCAGATCCACATATAAGTGAATACAGCTGTTGTACAGAAGTATATTTATTATGGGGCTGGTGACCATTTAtcaataagataatgatattcGATGACATAGAAAACTTTATGGCTATAAAACatatggaaaattttgttttttgaTGATGTATCATTGTTTTCGGAAGATGGTAAGACTGTCGAAGTTTCATTGATCACTAGTGTCAGTCAATGAAACAGTTAAACGTATcgactgatacatatattcttctttcttttcgaGGTACTAAAAGGCTTAGAATAAGTGTAAGTATATATGAATCATCCTTATTATTAAATACGTTTATTTTATAATGTATATCTCAAGCAGGAGGGGGATTGCCCATGTCGCACCTGTCCCTACCCCATCAATACGCCCTTACACCCATGCGACCCCACTTCTAGCATACCTCAGACCTGCCTTTTACTCCCTGACTCTCccatatacctccctggtcaccctGATCGTGAACAGGTTCAGCCTAGCAACAATCGTCGCCAAAGCCTCTTGCACGacaaagggaatggagcgggaaGTATCAGATCTATGGCAACAAAAACTCACCAAGGGTGTGACCTgccctctcactctcacactccgACGCCCCTACACTGTCCCGTCCTTGCCACCCTCCTTGCTGGTATATAAGGCAACTGGAAGCAGTAGGACATCAGTTGAAGCAGCTCCGCTGTGAATTGAACATTGCCGGGACGTCCTCTCCACTACCAATCTTTACCATGAAGTGTGTAAGTTCGTCTACTCCATAAGTGTTTGCCAGTTATTGTAGTGTGCAATGTATAGAGTCAGACAGTAAGGGAATATATGTGATGAAGTTTATATAAGGTGATGGGGCTCATAATCATTTACTGGAGAATTACTTGTGTTGATATAATTTCTTTAGGGGCTAGGCAGAAACTCATCGATCAGTTATCTTATCAGAGATAAAGAATTATTCTTAATATTTGAAGATAATACGTTGATAATGATCAAGTGGCATACAATTCATACCTTCCCACTTACCCTTGTAAAATTGATTTACAAAGATAAATCCTTCTATGTTTTCCCCGGGAAAATGATAAGCGAAAGCACTATCCCTTATACCACGACCTTCATAGAACCATTTGACTTTCCTGGTAACCTTACGAAGCTGCCGAGCTGTCGCTATGGTGCAGAAATCCCGTGAAAGAAAGTTGatacaatgtttatggttgtatgtacagctactgagctgtgacaatagtgtacaaaacctgagagaatgagatttacagtttatggttgtatgtacagctactgagctgtgacaatagtgtacaaaacctgagagaatgagatttacagtttatggttgtatgtactgctactgagctgtgacaatagtgtacaaaacctgagagaatgagatttacagtttatggttgtatgtacagctactgagctgtgacaatagtgtacaaaacctgagagaatgagatttacagtttatggttgtatgtactgctactgagctgtgacaatagtgtacaaaacctgagagaatgagatttacagtttatggttgtatgtacagctggtgctgctggcgCTGGTTGGTCTGGCGAGCTGCCGCACCGTGCTTCTAGGAGGGGACAACGCCCGTGACGTCACCATCACATACAGGTGAGTATCACATATGATTTTGGTGTCTAACAAAGAGCGCTTTTTATGCTACATTTTCTTCTTACTTTTCAGCAAATTGTGCGATTAGAAATGAGACACAGAATgtatgacgagtgtgtgtgtaaagcttcaCCAAGAATAAGCTTGTCGCGggttctcgggtgtgccattgCTGAcacaggtcgagtgtgtgtgCTCAGGATGTTTTAGGTACCTGTAGCTGAacatggcagtagatggaactatGAGAGCTGAAGTAAAGCATGAGGTTCGTGAGGATGCAAAGGTCCTGGATACGTTGAGGAGTGTGTATAATACTGGAAATACAATGCCATAGCACAATATGTTGTGTTTGGAGGACTGATCGTGAGAGAAACGGTatcatgagaaagagagagatttggtagCATATGGAGTTTATTCAAGAGAGTTGAGCAGGGCGTGCTGCAGTGGACTGGACGTATGAGcaaaatgggtgaggaaagattgaccaagaagaagTATATATTagaactggagggaacaaggaggaaagGGAGAACGAGCCGAGATAAAAGGATGGTGTGGAAGACACTTGAAGTTATCGGGACCtgtacgtgcaggagggtgtgaaacGTGCACtagatagaacgaattggagcaatgtgatacTCATGGACTGATGTGCTGTCGGTTGAGCTAAGGTGTATAATGTGGtcaaaggaaaccatggaaagaactGTGGGGCatagttgtggataagagggttttggtttcggtgcattgtagtACATTCAGCGGtgcttcaaaatcctcactctatTGCCTCTTCACCTCACCTGTTCccacttccctctcttctctccccactaATGATCCAAAATTGTTCTGTTGTTCTCTTCATACTATTACCTTCTTttcaaaatatatcattttccatgaagtttgccgatactctcagtccatatatatatggctatgggactgtataataggaaacaactattcgaaatactaagtactcgaatacccttcgtctcacaatggtgagcaacggggtctataccggttatttccgaacagacgcacatagccagctgatagcgttttaccattgtgagacgaagggtattcgagtacttagtatttcgaatagttgtttcctattatacagtcccatagcctggcggttagcatgcctgcctcttgcacaggggtcacgggttcgatcctggctgttggaggtttgtatgatatatatatatatatatatatattttttttttcattcatctgttcttgtctTCTGTTTCTTGCATGAAGTTATACGGATGCAAATGGGAAGGAGATCGAGGTTGAGATAAAGGCAGATCGGCTGGACCTTGGGCTTATGAAAGCTGCTCCTGCACCAGCCGCTTTGAAGAAGGCTGCTCCTGCACCAGCCACCCCAAAACAGGCTGCTCCTGCACCACCAACCATGAAAAGAACTGCTCCTGCACCCACTCTGAAGAAGGTTGCCCCAAAATCAGCTCCCGCTCCCGCCCCTGTAGTCCAGACTCACCACTTCCAGCTGGTAGCCTTCCCTGCCCTCCAACCCCATGTGTTCACCACCAACGCAAAACCGGCTGCTCCCGCAACTCCTGCCGTCAAGCCAGCTAGTCGCGTTGCCCCTCAACCCTCTGTTCCCGCTCGCAAGCCAGCCAATCCCGTTCCTGCCGTTGGCAAGCCAGTGGCTAGCCTCAGTCCCCTCCGTGCCGTACCTGCAACAAGTGCATCTGATGAGAGCGACGAGGACTAGAAATATCGCAATAGATCGAAGAGATATTTTTGCATATTTTGGTAAATTCTGGCAAagttttatataaataaaatcatTTATATTTACCTTTCTATTACTAAAGTGTTCCCTCGGATTTCAACATTCTTTTTTAACACGACTCGCTTCAAGCAGTAAGCAGAAGTCCCTGTTAGTTCCAGCGGATGGCTGTTGGGTCATTGATCCAAGAATGGCCTTTGGCCTTTGCCTACTCTGCGATTTCTGAGTTATCAGAGTTTTTATGGTCTAAAGTTCCAGTGTTGTCCAAACTGAGATACGTGTTCCCCTGGGGTTATGCAACATTGTTCAAAGAGCTACGTGCGATCATTATGTGCTTTTTGGATTTACTTCCATGAATTCTGATCCTCCGGaagctttttgtgcttcttttgtgACAAGAGGAGAGGTTGGCCAACAGTAGTATGAAACCAGCTCACCTCCAACCCTACCTTAAGACAAAACATCATTGTCATGTTGGCAAACCGGCGAAGATATTCAAAAGAAAACTGTCTGATTCTAAATGTTCCCAGAAAAGAAAGCCTCGACAACACCAAGCAAGGCTCTGGAAGCATCTTTAGCTGTATCTCTATCAGTTGCTATAGGCTATTTTCTCCTGTGCCACTCACAAGCCTTTATCTACCTCACCTTCGAGGTTCTAATAAAGATCTTATTGAACAACAGTATAGAGAAATACTACACTTACCATAGGATGAGGAGTCTATTTTTGATGGCCAAGTTCCTTCAGATTCCGTCTCTCTGGTCAGGAGTATTGCAATGTAAGAACTCAGCAGGATAGCTTATTATGTTTTGGCTTGCCTAACAACCCTTGTTAGCTACACAGTAGTTGAAAGAATATTCTCCATTGTAACTAACGTGAAAACTTAATCATGAAATCAGCTAGTACTGAAATGTTGACGCAAGCATTCGAGTTCGTCCCCATCTTCAGTGTCGAGGGAAGTGCTACAAGGATTTCACCGTAACTCCACGCATGACTGACCTGCTCAACTCTCCTCCGTCATATCAAAGTTTAGTATTAATATTAGGATCCATAGCACTTTTATTTTGTAACTAGGATGTATGGTACTTTTATCAACCTAAGATACAGAGTACTTTTATTATTGCAAGTTGATTTAATGTTTTGCCCATAACATATTCTTGTCTGAAAAGCATTTTGCCGATTTTTTCCTGAAATTTTGACGGAATTGTAAAATTGTTTGGCCGATTTGGCCGTGAAGCTTTTCAAACGTCTGGCAATCCTAATACAAGGGTTCGCTGGCTGTCAACAGGGAGGGTTGTTCGAGTTGCGAGATGAGGTAAGATCCTCTTTATCAGAACATGGATTTCCTTTTGCCACATTTTGATAATACTGCTTGGCTTGCACAATTGGCATATCTTGCAGACATGTTTAGCAAACTGGATAAGCCAAATTTGTCTCTTCAGGGCAAGATTACAAACATTCTCACATGATAAAGTTGGtggttttcaaaagaaaatggagatgtgGAAGGAGATATGCTCAGAGAGATTTTACGTTTTCTCCTCTCTCGGATGCTTATTTTTTCCTGTAACATTGATAAGAGAGATATTTTGAAGCCAGTTACTGTGGAACATTTGACCAACCTTTTTTGTGCTTTTAGATCTTACTTTCCTGACATACATGATAGATTTGTACAGCTGGATTGGGTTAGAAATCCGTTCCTCCTAATGAACGTCATATGAAGAAACTTCCAATCTGCCTTCAAGAGGCACTGTTTGAAGTGTGTTCAGACCATGGCCTCAAATTGGTATCTAAAAGCTTAAACCTCACACGGTTTAAGATCTGTGTAAAGGTGCACCTTGACCTAGGAAAGAAGGCTTTGGAAAATCTTCTGCCCTTTGGGTCCAGGTCACCTACCTTTGTGAAGGCATCTTTCTCTACAATGAGAAACAATTTATCTGTAAACCTGGAGGAGAGCCTGATGACTGCAGTAgcctctctaccctcccctcaGAATGGCAAAAAACATCAGTGAACATGAACCCCACATTTCACATTGAGTTCTAGGGAGTTTTCAAGCTCTTTTTATGTTATTTCGTTAGTCTTTTTTCCTTTAGTATACCGAATGATAATTTCTTGTCTGTCACTCAAATCATGCGAACTTTTAATAGTTTTCATAGTCTTTCCAAATATTGAGTTTAATCAGTCATGGGGTAAAGAACATTGCACTAACTCCTTGTAAACACAGTTATCAATGTAGGTAGGGCTCTCATCTTTGGACTGGGTGATCCCAACTCTTCTTAGACCCGCGTTGCTCTGAGCATGAGAAAACAAACCTGTTGACAGATAAGGCCAATTTCTTCACCATCTGGCCTTGACTTTTGTTCGTGGTCATTCGACAACACAGTCAAGTGCCACTTTAGATATCATTAATATCCCTTTTTTCTACTCTTGGGTAGTCTGTAGCTCTTGAGCATTGCTATGACATGTAGAATTCGTTAATGTCTCAGCATGACTTATCTGCCGGGCGTTGTTGAGCATAATAAAACTTGGCTTTGCAATCAGTCTTGTCTTTTATCTCTTGTCTCGTCACCGTGGCCCTCCAGTACATCCTGATACATTTGAGACAGCCCATTTGTTGTCTTGGCCTCCCTCAGCAGCACGTCTATCCCCCGGCATCGTCTTGCCCTTTTAGTCAACTTGGACTCGTTAGTTTGATACGTTCTTAGTCCACCTATTAGTGAAGTGAGTAATTCTCAGACTGAAACTAAAATACATGATGAAAACCTAAACACTTTAGGaatatgtatgcttgtgtatgaACGAAACTCCTAACCTGCAACTAGTGGTAGGATAGGTGCCAATTCTATAACTAAATACTAGAATAAATTGATTTCTAGATTATAAAACAAAACAGTACGAGGGTGTCAAAAAAGATTAACCTCCGGCAAAAATGTTTCTCTTTACTACTGTACTGGTTAAGCATATAATGCTGATTACTGCTGACTTAAGTTTCGATGCTGACACAGCATAAGATGCATAAAAGTTACAGGATGACCCAAATAGAGTTCACACCTGTTTCATTCTCTCAAAGAAGGTTCCTTCTCCACCCAAAAATTCGCTGAAAACTTTAGTACCAAAAGTGCGAATAGTTGCAAGAGTTCGGGGTTCTGGTTATCAACAGTGATGCATATTGTACCTTCCTGATAGCAGCTGTGAAGTGTCAAGACATTTCTGATTAATAGCGTGGTTGAACATCTTATTGTATTCTCCCTGTTCATAGGAACAAATGGGGATGAATCTGTGTGCCAAATGTTTACGGATATGCAAAGAATAGGTTATCATCTGGGCATATCTTGTGTAAATGATGGAACTGTAAATGACATTGATCAGAATATCATATCAATTTCTATGGAAGATTTTACAGTACTATTTTCACTTTTCCTTTGAATATGATGTGATAGGCCATACCTGATGTGCTGAAATATGCCACTATGTCTATTTTTTTCACCATGAATAATGGGATGAACATGGATTATGAGATGGTGTAATAAATGTATCTAGAGATGGTATTCTGAatgttctgtctatctatctatctatctatctatctatctatctatatctgacgCATGCTCCgactggaacttcctcaaaggggtggctacGGCAAGAGTCTccttaactaaagaactccagtgccgcttcttagcctttatgcctcacctttaacaggccactggcagagggcaagtccagcgcagtgtttgcaaaggcccCAACCTAACGTTCCTGAttacttctgtctaatgttcttaccaacttctttttcctaatgctcctgcctaaatgttcctacctattacttatatctactgctcctaccattttgctaaaagacagggctagcacatagtgctcaccgcaggaaaatctagagttacgaagaataagttgtgtaagttgtgttgtcaagtgctacaagtgacaaggagagattgtatgtttatagtcagaatgccagtagtccaggGGTAGGCAgagatacacaaacatacacacacgcccattTCAAATAGACCTCGTCTCTAGATCCGTCCCCTTTAGCTGCATTATGCTACAATACAGCAATAGCTCTTTCTCAAAGGAAGGTTAGATATTTCCTCTTGGTTTAGGTCTGGTCTTTCCATTACCATGGCCCTGGTTTCATGTCTTTCCCGACACCAACCAACTGTGTGACAATTGCATCATCCACTCTTCTACCTTAACTGGCAACCCTGCTCGAGATCTGCTTCTGATGCTGTGCCACTTAGAGATGATCATGATATGCATATGTAACAAGTGgtgagcataaaaaaaaaagatgaaccaaAGCAACTATCGTCATACTATTAGTGTTATTCATCCTTTCAGGAGGTGTACGTAACGACCACCAATCATGTAAAGAGGGCAATTGGTAGATGAAAGGTTGTAAACTCCCGCTTACATGTATTTTGTTAATGTTGATTTGATTTTTCCTTCACATGAACTGCAATGTTTTCAGGGGCGTTACGGCTTGCGTTGATATCCAGTCATTCACTGGTCGCCCTGGGTCGCGAGAATAGGTCCGAATCCTGGTatcagcagtcggcccacagtcaatccacctGTTCTTCCTTCCCTGAGGATTAGTGGAGAAATTTTGTACCTTTCCAACACGTCATGAACGTGGCTCTGATTCCTACCATGGCAGTAGATACTATGACCATAGAGACCGTGATGGGGGGCGAGACCGAGATAGAAGtcgagagagagataaaagtcgagagagagatagaagtcGAGATCGTGATCGTGGTAGCAGAGATCAACGATACAGGGAAAGAAATGGGTACGACAGTGGACAGGATGATTATTCTCCCAACAGTCGGCGAGGTAGTACATCTGAGGATAAATACCCAACAAGAGAACTCCCATATCATAGATCCCCCTCACCAGAAACATCATACCGTCGCAGATCTCCTTCCCCACAAACATCATATCGCAGTCGAACTCCACCACGGAGGTCACCTTCACCACGGGATACATACCGTCGATCACCATCCCCAGCAGAAGACAGAAGATACTACACCTACTGAGGGTTTGGACACGCATATGATTTAGAGATTCTGTAGGCTACATAGAGGATAATTTCGTGTTCAGCATCTGACCATCTACAACTTAGTTTATTATACACATAGgtattatttatataatgtattgttTAATTTAGTTTGAAATTACTGTGTTGTTTAAGAGTACAAAATAGATCTTTGTACCATGTACCAGTCTTGAGATTTTGATATCCATGTAAATATactaaaaaagaaatgttattggaaagaaataggatgatggtgaggctaccAATAACACAATAACAGGTACTGTGATACAGAAGAAATGCTCTGCACTTGTGCTACACGTGAGACATGGATCGAGTTCAGCATTCAGGCAGATTTATAGTTCACTTGGGTGTGCATAGAGCTGGTCTGTATGGTCCTGGAAAATATCCTTCTTGCTGTAAGGATGCCACCCcacaaatgtgggaaattgtgtgtatatatatgtatatatatatatatatatatatatatatatatatatatatatatatatatatatatatatatatatatatatatatatatatatatatatatatatatgggagcggggggctggaaatcctcccctctcatttttttttaaattttccaaaagaaggaacagagaagggggccatatgaggatattccctcaaaggcccagtcctctgttcttaacgctacctcgctaatgcgggaaatggcgaatagtatgaaaaaaaaaaaaaaatatatatatatatatatatatatatatatatatatatatatatatatatatatatatatgtgtgtgtgtgtgtgtgtgtgtgtgcataacctTGAGATGACCtttattagggcattcagttgccagctctgtcttagctaacataaataGATCTGTCTTAATTCAAATAATCTACTTAGATTGGACAATTTGTGAATAATATCATGTTTGACCAATAAATAATTAAGTTGATATAAATGTAAGATAACCAACCAGTTGCATGATGATTGCATCACCCACTCTGCTACCCTCGCCAGATAAACCTGAGAACGTTGTACCTACACAGTGATGGCATTCTCATTCTCTTACTCTATAGGGAAACTATAGAAAATGGGGTCCCTTTCAAGACAGTCTCTTTTAAAACAATTCTGCAACGTTTTGGTAAAAatcgtaaacacacacaaacaccttggTTATTTGCTTAAAGCAGACGTGAATAGACGAGGGCAAATGAATGATGCTGTAATGGAGATGCAAGAAGGTAGTTATAAAAACTGTCACGTCTTTGAAGCAGCGAACCAATCATAATGGGAGTAATCACATTTCAGTCCGACTCTACAAGTAAAGAGGGCACAGAAACTCAAAGGATCACAAATAATTATTACTCGGCAACTTCGTATCGCAAGTAATCAGGATCACAAATAATGATCACTCGGCAACTTCATAGGTACGTAAGATAACGAGGCTAAGGTTCTCTCTTTTTAACACTGCAATCTGTTGTGAATAGATCAGGGGTGTCGCATGTCCGGTGGTTGTTGTGTTACAGAGGAAGTTAGCAGTACTAACCATTGTATGTATGATGTAAGTTCTCAAGGAATCTTAGCGTTAAGTAAGGATTAACGTTCTAGCTAGATAATTTTCAGTGTGTTGGTTTAGTAGTCATTATGATAGTATGTAGTTTAAAGGCAACATAGAAGTAACTAAGTGAAATTGTAGAAAAATATCATTGGACTCCTCTGAACACTATCCCTAAACTCCGAAAGCATTCGAAAATTGAGCATTGCGTAGGATTTTAGAAATGTAGCTGCAGTCAAGTAGAAAACTTGATGATGAATCAATATTAATATGAACAACATATGACTTATTGTATATATTTCGGTGAATTTATTTTGCCAATTTGCAACGCCATGTAGTCCGGTAAttttggcgattttttttttcaagtatttgaTACTTAACGCTTTTCTTATGAATTTATATCgtttgaaaaataaaagatcAAAGAAGCAAATGATATTAGCCTCAACTTATCCAGGGAGAAATGCGAAACTTCTTGTAGGAATGGATTAGTAAGAGATTTAAGTAACAAGAACCCGTAGGCTTCGGCGTGTCTCCTCTGGAGGTACTTTCTCTAGCGGGCTAGGTTCTTTTTAAGTGGCTCCTtgtctttttatgtatatacaaacattacCTGCTAATATTAACTTGTTAAATACCTTTATGCCATAGTGTTACAGGTGTATTTCATAAGTTACATCTACAACAGGACCTTATTTCGATGACTTTTTAGGATTTCGTTGTTTAGGGGGACCTGCCCCGACTATTTCTTTAGGCGTAGTTAGAGTTGGTTAGGTCACGTAAATTCGTTAGACTTTTATTGAACAATAGAAGCGATTTGGATGACACTGATGGGACATAATGACATTGATCAGCAGAAATTTACCAAATAAGCAACTCTTCTATTTTGTTTTACATTTCCAGTTCTGTGTTCAGCAAATGTAGCCAAGTTGCTGCGCGTGTAGGGTAATATTATAGCAGTGTGGATTATGCGTCACAGGGATTTTACAGGGATATAAAGATAAGTAAAAACAATTAAACGAAATCGACAGAGTCTAAGGCACACTGTGTTCATCACCCAGTTAATTATCTGAATCAGGAGCTGTTGCCAAATTATCGTTATTGGAGACAATACATATCTCTATAGCCCTTTTTTCTGAATGAAATATTAGCAAGGAATATAGTTTCATACTTTCACTATGGCAGTTGTATTGTTCAAGGAAACTGTGGGATATTCATAGATATTCTGAAAAATTTTCTCcttaatttttttatataattagtTAGAATGTGATTTTATGAATAGTATATAGAACTCATGCTGATGAAACATCTTTTATGTCTGCACCATGTACTTTGATATTTGCTGCTCCATTGCCAGACATGTAAGGTACTTCAAAAATATTTTCAGGCATATGTAGTAAGATTATCCCAGGAAATAGGGGAGAATAGATACTTCCTACATGTTCTCAGTGTGTCATACTAACatgggacaggagcaggggctggaactTTGTACCCCaattgtattttcaatttttcaaagtTGGAAAAAGAAGGAGCCATGcaaggattgctcatcctccttggaGGCTCaagctgggatgtctgaatgtttatggatgtaagcaagatgatgtgaagggagagataggtagtatgtttgaggaaaggaacctagatgttgtAGCTCTGATTGAAATGATGCTCAAGgataagggaaagaatggtttgaggAAGTTATAAGGCTgaattcaggggttagtgtgagggaaggggctAATTATGGTGTAGCACTTCTtccaaaggagaggttgttggaatgcATAAGAGTGTAATTCTATCTTGTTACATCCATCCTCCATCAGCTTCTTCATTGATTTTCCCTGGGATGGGTACTGCTTCTCCAGTTGGGATACTTCAGTCTGTGCTGAGATGGAGTCCTACATCCAGTCTTCTACAGCTTTTTCTCCTCATTCATGGTTTGATCACTCCTACTCTGATGTCTGTCACATCAGGGACAGTGAAACTTTCCATTCCCTTATAGCCCGCTCCATTTTCATTTCTGCTTAGAATCATTGCAAGGCTGTTCTTTGCAAAGACAAGTGCACTTCTGTGAGGAGATATTGTCCTGACTTGACTTCTACTGACAAATCATTTGGTCCGTAACCAAAAGCATCTCGAAGAACAACTGTAtttccactttccctcctcttttctgATCTAGTCAATGTATTGataactctccaactgataaagctgATCATTTTGGCACCTTAAATTCTGTAACTCAACAGTGGATGATTCAGTCTGTAATATGCCATCTATCATCTCACCATGCAGAGTTTTCTAAGCGCTATTCCAACTCCAGGTGGAAAAGGCttatggctcagatggcatacctccttgaTTTCCAACAGACTGTGCTTCTGAGCTAGAGCagtccttgcttgccttcataacCTTGATCtaaaaacccaaacttttccttttGTGTGGAAACATGCCTTGGTGCAGAACATCCCTAATTTAAAAAAATACCACTCAACCCTTTCAACTATTGCCCCATTGCTCTCAGATTTGCTACTTGAAAATCTTTGAAACATTCCTTAagtctcactttctcaaacatatAGAATCCCACATCAtaccttctttcagatcaccagtatgttGACCTTTCCTCCTGTGTGACTCATGTCTGGACCTCCTTTCTCAGGAATTTTGTGAGACTTTTGTTTTAAGCtttgacatctccaaagcatatgatagggtgtggcatgtctttgctttctaaa
This is a stretch of genomic DNA from Panulirus ornatus isolate Po-2019 chromosome 41, ASM3632096v1, whole genome shotgun sequence. It encodes these proteins:
- the LOC139761731 gene encoding uncharacterized protein, producing MKCLVLLALVGLASCRTVLLGGDNARDVTITYSYTDANGKEIEVEIKADRLDLGLMKAAPAPAALKKAAPAPATPKQAAPAPPTMKRTAPAPTLKKVAPKSAPAPAPVVQTHHFQLVAFPALQPHVFTTNAKPAAPATPAVKPASRVAPQPSVPARKPANPVPAVGKPVASLSPLRAVPATSASDESDED